Proteins from a genomic interval of Zingiber officinale cultivar Zhangliang chromosome 2A, Zo_v1.1, whole genome shotgun sequence:
- the LOC122039778 gene encoding uncharacterized protein LOC122039778, whose translation MAGESEMETLGSRKRKLVAVEGEEEDEREIQKLKSKVSDLARRILDARKDNLDRVLEVLSSELLAKRPALPPGALIVPDAVETGTQAPSSEPDEGGSLADQTILDRLFLLREKTKSIISATPVILKRANDCVSRIEKLENCDVKVPSVFNKR comes from the exons ATGGCCGGCGAGAGCGAGATGGAAACCCTAGGCTCCCGCAAGCGGAAACTGGTGGCGGTGGAGGGCGAGGAAGAGGACGAAAGGGAGATCCAGAAGCTGAAGAGCAAGGTGAGCGATTTGGCACGCAGGATCCTCGATGCACGGAAGGACAACCTAGATCGTGTTCTCGAAGTCCTTTCCTCCGAACTGCTCGCCAAGAGGCCGGCCCTTCCGCCAGGAGCCCTAATCGTGCCAGATGCTGTTGAAACTG GAACACAAGCACCATCATCTGAGCCAGATGAAGGAGGCTCACTTGCTGATCAGACAATACTTGATAGATTGTTTCTTTTGCGAGAAAAGACCAAAAGCATAATTTCTGCAACCCCAGTTATTCTGAAAAGAGCAAACGACTGTGTTTCCAGAATTGAAAAATTGGAAAACTGTGATGTAAAAGTACCTTCAGTTTTTAATAAGAGATGA